A stretch of the Bdellovibrio sp. 22V genome encodes the following:
- the hisC gene encoding histidinol-phosphate transaminase produces MKISPEILNLVPYKPGKPISETQREYGLTTVYKLASNENPLGPSPKAMAAVKEALARQNLYPDPSHYELLQTISKEWGFPTKQLAIGNGSDELIDLLTRIFCEPKEGVLTSVAAFNAYEVSAQANRAAILRVPLTKDYRFDLPKIADYFFAHPEQNIRLIFVSNPNNPTGTFATKDEMEAFFEKVGNRDDVMIVFDEAYNEFVRDPQYVSAQKYINKYKNLIVLRTFSKIYGLAGFRLGAMIAPPEVVEVFNRVRKPFNVNDLAQVAANAALQDKEFIERSQQICWKGLDYFYKKLEELGLPYIPSQGNFVMFDTLRDAAKVNEALLRRGIIMRPLLNYGFKTHLRLSVGLEHENEAALQALAEVLKEIPPL; encoded by the coding sequence GTGAAGATTTCTCCCGAAATTCTGAACCTGGTTCCCTACAAACCTGGTAAGCCGATTTCAGAAACACAACGCGAGTACGGACTCACAACAGTTTATAAACTTGCAAGTAATGAAAATCCTTTAGGTCCTAGCCCGAAAGCGATGGCCGCGGTCAAAGAAGCTTTGGCGCGCCAAAATCTTTATCCGGATCCTTCTCACTATGAACTTTTGCAGACGATTTCCAAAGAGTGGGGGTTTCCGACCAAACAATTGGCGATTGGCAACGGAAGTGATGAGCTGATTGATTTGTTGACTCGCATTTTTTGTGAGCCGAAAGAGGGCGTTTTAACTTCCGTCGCGGCCTTCAATGCCTATGAAGTCAGCGCGCAGGCCAATCGTGCGGCGATTTTGCGTGTGCCTTTGACGAAAGATTATCGTTTCGATTTACCAAAGATCGCGGATTATTTTTTCGCGCATCCTGAACAAAATATCCGTCTTATTTTCGTGTCGAATCCGAACAATCCTACGGGGACTTTCGCAACGAAAGACGAGATGGAAGCGTTCTTTGAAAAAGTGGGGAATCGCGACGATGTGATGATCGTTTTCGACGAAGCTTACAATGAATTCGTGCGCGATCCGCAGTATGTTTCTGCGCAAAAATACATCAATAAATATAAGAATCTGATCGTTCTGCGCACTTTCTCGAAGATCTATGGTTTGGCGGGTTTCCGCTTGGGCGCTATGATTGCTCCGCCGGAGGTGGTGGAAGTCTTTAACCGCGTGCGCAAACCTTTTAATGTCAACGATTTAGCGCAAGTGGCTGCAAATGCGGCTCTGCAAGATAAAGAATTTATTGAGCGTTCGCAGCAGATTTGCTGGAAAGGGCTTGATTACTTCTACAAGAAGTTAGAAGAATTAGGCCTGCCTTACATTCCATCTCAAGGGAATTTTGTCATGTTTGACACCCTCCGTGACGCCGCCAAGGTGAATGAAGCCTTGTTACGTCGCGGTATTATTATGAGACCGCTATTGAACTATGGGTTCAAGACGCATCTGCGTTTGAGTGTAGGGTTGGAGCACGAAAATGAGGCGGCTCTGCAGGCCCTCGCTGAGGTTCTGAAAGAGATTCCACCTCTTTAG
- a CDS encoding hydantoinase/oxoprolinase N-terminal domain-containing protein: MQNRFLLGVSVGESFAEYSFLSGSEPISQKRVYLSRENLKQSLQQFVSQHADKKLEHVFVSLRLPKKLLSFQLSGAVAHVTTEGFEHWLSLSGNTTFPLTNKDLLFAVRERTLADGTVEIPVETADLEAIAAKLQMMDCKKVCLHFLHSSTQPENALKAQQVLSEKGLEVFIPEKTDNPDEVSRWNKNALNATVSSVFSERKAEILSALEGVAKENIHFIDSQGQLFQEEPSRQIGSLFSASTSLGLALANKKKADVLYLGLENFWLISGDQWETKWNSSWGSVEMPHLRVQELGIQPTLGISLNDFHRFDFSKQQEGWEPGPMLLGRGQKLTLLDLWSENTKLTKLHGLEDRFSAQGIQRFKNALLALSKVSQSRNTDINHVTKELQSLAFQRLAMEAALHRRKEKMFVTGPLVSVFANAFKKDPHSIIDTNEFSESQAVALCGWTALQENA; encoded by the coding sequence ATGCAAAACCGTTTCTTGTTAGGCGTGAGTGTCGGAGAATCCTTCGCTGAATACTCGTTCCTGTCAGGCTCAGAGCCCATTTCGCAAAAAAGGGTCTACCTTTCCCGCGAAAATTTAAAACAATCGTTACAACAATTTGTATCGCAGCACGCAGATAAAAAGCTCGAGCACGTTTTCGTCAGCCTGCGCCTTCCTAAAAAACTTTTGAGTTTTCAATTAAGCGGCGCGGTTGCGCACGTCACGACGGAAGGCTTCGAACACTGGTTGAGTCTCTCTGGAAATACGACATTTCCTTTGACCAATAAAGATCTGCTTTTTGCCGTGCGCGAGCGCACTCTGGCTGACGGCACCGTGGAAATTCCTGTCGAAACAGCGGATCTCGAAGCGATTGCCGCGAAGTTGCAAATGATGGACTGTAAAAAAGTCTGTCTTCACTTCCTGCACTCCTCGACACAACCTGAGAATGCGCTTAAGGCGCAACAAGTCTTGAGTGAAAAAGGTTTGGAAGTTTTTATTCCGGAAAAAACAGACAATCCCGATGAAGTGTCACGCTGGAATAAAAACGCCTTGAACGCCACTGTTTCCAGTGTTTTTAGCGAACGCAAGGCCGAGATTCTTTCCGCCCTCGAAGGTGTCGCGAAAGAAAATATTCATTTCATCGACTCTCAAGGACAGCTGTTTCAAGAAGAACCGAGCCGCCAGATTGGCAGCTTGTTTTCAGCTTCGACTTCTTTAGGCTTGGCTCTGGCCAACAAAAAGAAGGCCGATGTTTTGTATTTGGGTTTGGAAAACTTCTGGCTAATTTCCGGCGATCAATGGGAAACAAAGTGGAACAGTTCATGGGGTTCCGTTGAAATGCCGCATCTGCGTGTTCAGGAACTCGGCATCCAACCGACCTTGGGCATTAGTTTGAATGACTTCCACCGCTTTGATTTTTCAAAACAACAAGAAGGCTGGGAGCCAGGTCCGATGCTTTTAGGTCGCGGGCAAAAACTCACGCTCTTGGATCTTTGGTCGGAAAATACGAAGCTCACAAAACTGCACGGTTTGGAGGATCGTTTTTCCGCACAAGGTATTCAGCGTTTTAAAAATGCCCTTTTGGCTCTTTCCAAAGTCAGCCAAAGTCGCAATACCGACATCAATCATGTTACGAAGGAATTGCAAAGCCTCGCCTTTCAAAGATTGGCGATGGAAGCGGCTCTGCACCGTCGTAAAGAAAAAATGTTTGTCACGGGCCCCTTGGTATCCGTGTTTGCTAACGCGTTTAAAAAAGATCCGCACTCTATCATCGATACGAACGAATTTAGTGAATCCCAAGCCGTCGCGCTTTGTGGGTGGACCGCTTTGCAGGAGAATGCATGA